GATGGTCAATTTTGCAATGTTCAGAGTACGCACAGCACACAGTGACATTACACGGGTTTTCATGCCCGTGAGTCCGTGACCATGCAGACCAATCACCGATCGGATGTTCAAGATACTTTTCTTATTCCAACGATTCCCCTATTAAAATACTCTACCCATTCCACCCTCCAAACCCACTATTTTCGAATCCTTCCAAACTTTTTCCCAACTCATctcagaaataaaaataaataacataaaaaaattaagaattgttattggcattttaaaaatcttattctacattccaaactttttatattttgaaacaaaaatacaCTTTTGAGGagtgtataatgagatttttggattttagTAGGTTTGGCAATAGACTCGTATTTGTCGTGTCCTATTTTAATGATGTCGTATCAAATTCGTTATCTTAACATGTTATTATCAGGTGATTCGATAACGACTTGATCTTTAATAGTCATGTCTGGTTGATGAGTCATGCAAAAAATTATAATGCTTAATATCTAAATCTACAAACGATATCTTAACAGAGTTTTAAATGGGTGATTTGATAACGACCTCACTCGTTAACAGATTGTTAACGTATGACCTAATAACGACTCGAGTCATTTAATGAGATTGACTCAAAATCTGTTAGTTTTGTAAATCTCATGTCGGGTCATTGGGTCGTGCAAAAATTACCAACCTACACTCTAGTGATATATTTTTCTATTTATGGTCTCAAGTTAACTTACATAGATAGATGGTATTGATGTATAATATTTGCAATATTGTACAATAACTTAAAATATTAGTAATTGAGTTTGATATATGATTATAAGTTATAACCGACACATTGTGTGAATCTGCTATGCCAGTCAAGTAAAATACTTTTGCATAAAAGAATATCAATCAACTTCAATATTTGACATCCTCTGGCTCTAACTCTAGCCATGTGAACAGCCGAAGCCAAACCCCTCCTTCCTAAAGTCTGAAATTTTACTATAAAACCCCACATCCCACATTTCATTCTCTCTCAAAATCCCAAATGGGTTTCAAGCTCCAAGCTCTGCTGTGCCTTGTAGCTCTTCAAGTTCTGGTCTTCTTCTCAGAGGAAGCAGAAGCAGCAGAACACAGCCATGGCATCAGCTTGAGAGTCCACAGGAAGCAAGTGAGCGGCTGCAATTTGTTCCAAGGCAATTGGGTTTTTGATGCTTCTTACCCGCTCTATGATTCCGCCAGCTGTCCCTTCATAGATCCTGAGTTTGATTGCATCAAGTATGGCAGACCTGACAAGCAGTTCCTCAAGTATGCCTGGAAGCCTGACTCCTGTAACTTGCCCAGGTACACATTGATGCTACGTTTGGTGGGTATCAGAAATTCTCTATGCATGACGACCTTTTGATATCATTTTCGTAAAATTATCGCTCTAATACAACCGGAATCTGTTATTAACGCTTCAATACCACCACCAAATCACGGATGGTTATTTTAGCCCTCCTAACCAATACCCAAGCCttgcttaaacaataatattagttgtgtaattattattattgttgaaACAGGTTTGATGGGGTGGATTTTCTGAGGAGGTGGAGGGGAAAAAAGATAATGTTCGTGGGCGACTCACTGAGTCTAAACATGTGGGAATCATTGTCTTGTATGATACATGCGTCGGTGCCAAATGCCAAGACCACCTTCAAAAAAGCCTATTCTGTGAGCTTTGAGGTGAGAgatttttcacacttttctctctctctctctctctctctctctgtgcatgTTTGTCTCTTTGTAATTATTTGTCttcccttattattattatatttttctcttGGACCCTTTGTCTCTTTTTCCAATATGTTGTGCTcttttttacgattttataatatttttggaAGGTTAGTTTTCCGTACCCTGCTGTTCTCCACTGTTGTATTCATTATTTTTccgtcatatatatatatatatatatatatctgtttaATTGTATAGCACTCAGGATGAAACTTGGACATTTGTAAGCCAATTACGTACTACCgtgttaaaaatttaaaactttaattgattgatttgaattattgtaattttttaaaattttgacggTTCATGATTGATTTAAATTACTTTTACAGTGACGATTTGTCGTAAGTTTTGTTGGTTTAGTGTGTGCAAGGAGTGAAAAGACATGGGTTAGTAGATGTTGTTCTTGTTGTAACAAACTATAGGTGATACCAATAAAAGATTGTTGTGGGGTTGGGTGGGGAAGACAAAGAAAAGTTAAAAGACAGACTTTGTCCTCCTTTGTTTCCCCCCCTTCATTGTCCTCTAAgttataaaatttatatttttcccCTTTGGTTTATGACTaggtaaagaaaaagaaagggaaacgGTTTTCGTACAGACAATTTCTCTTCACATACTCCTTCCGTTTTTTTCTCCAACATTTAAATTAAGCAACTCAAAAGAGAATCAAAGGAAAGAGTGGAAAGGGAAAAACGAAAGTTTGAAAATCACTATCTAAAGAGAAAAAGCAAATAGAAAACCATAGAAGTGAACTAGAAAATGCAATCAGATGAAATTCCGGACACATTTTGTTTGAGTTGGATAACTCGCTAGACATTGGACATAATTTCATACCCTCGAATTAACTAGGCAAAGAACTGAAAGTCAGAAAGAGGAGGGATCTCCCTCCcaccacaaaaaaaattatatgaggacttcaattttcatcatgttcttgtattttttttgttcatgtTCTTCTACATTATTGTTTAATTTCCACGTAGATCTTTAAAAGCCATGAAGGTTTACAGGCTGTGATGAACAACCAGCCAACCTGTGATGGACCGCTTTGTTCAATAATCTTTCTGCAATGGGGTttcaaaaatttaatttataatttgtcCTTGTTGAAATAATATGATCGTGAAAactatttaaatttaattaaagcaTGCATGTGGGTAGCTTCTTGTAGTATTATAACCACCTTtatgatttaattaatttaattaatggtttaattattaCAAAGTCCCAGgcatacaaattttaattttaatcccAATTATAATTGTGTTATTATGTGCAGGACTATGGAGTGACTTTGTTTATGTTCCGGACACCATACCTTGTAGATATAGTCAGAGAAAAGGTTGGCCGTGTGCTAAACCTAAACTCCATCAACGCCGGAAATGCATGGAAAGGGATGGACGTCCTGATCTTCAACTCTTGGCATTGGTGGACCCACACCGGCAAGTCTCAGCCGTACGTTTCAACCCATTACCTTTTTTTCAGTCGCCAATGCGAGTGACTATTGATCGTTGATGAACCTAAGTGACTATTAAGTTGTTTATGCATGGTGGGAATTGATGAGTGAATTATGAGTGAATTATGAGTGGCTGCTAGTCATTCATGAATTTTAAGTGATTATTAGTCATTGGTTTCCCACAGTTCAATAACACCTCACTACACTTGAGCAAGTGGGCAATATAGGGATGACTATGAGTCGTACAATGCATTAACGGCTCACAATATCTGCTGAAATTAA
This genomic interval from Malus domestica chromosome 05, GDT2T_hap1 contains the following:
- the LOC103434866 gene encoding protein trichome birefringence-like 38; this translates as MGFKLQALLCLVALQVLVFFSEEAEAAEHSHGISLRVHRKQVSGCNLFQGNWVFDASYPLYDSASCPFIDPEFDCIKYGRPDKQFLKYAWKPDSCNLPRFDGVDFLRRWRGKKIMFVGDSLSLNMWESLSCMIHASVPNAKTTFKKAYSVSFEDYGVTLFMFRTPYLVDIVREKVGRVLNLNSINAGNAWKGMDVLIFNSWHWWTHTGKSQPFDYFRDGTKLYKDMDRLTAYYKGLSTWARWVDSNVDTSRTKVFFQGISPTHYQGKEWNSPKKTCSGELGPLSGSTYPAGAPPSAAVVYKVLSTIKNPVYLLDITTLSQLRKDAHPSTYSGDHSGNDCSHWCLPGLPDTWNQLLYAALIM